The following are from one region of the Salvia splendens isolate huo1 chromosome 2, SspV2, whole genome shotgun sequence genome:
- the LOC121770470 gene encoding monothiol glutaredoxin-S4-like: MERVNGMVSEKPIVIFSKSECCISHTIKSLFYDFGVNPMIYELDEMARGQEIEQALSRLGCSQTVPAVFIGGAFVGGANEIMSLHLNRSLKPMLKRAGALWV; the protein is encoded by the coding sequence ATGGAGAGAGTTAACGGAATGGTGTCGGAGAAGCCAATTGTGATATTTAGCAAGTCGGAATGTTGCATTAGTCACACCATCAAGTCCCTCTTCTATGATTTTGGTGTTAACCCTATGATATACGAGCTTGATGAGATGGCGAGGGGCCAAGAGATCGAGCAAGCACTATCGCGGCTAGGCTGCAGCCAGACAGTGCCTGCGGTGTTCATTGGTGGTGCATTTGTCGGTGGCGCCAACGAGATCATGAGCCTCCACCTCAATAGGTCCTTGAAGCCGATGCTCAAAAGGGCCGGCGCTTTGTGGGTGTAA